One window from the genome of Synechococcus sp. PROS-7-1 encodes:
- a CDS encoding Cache 3/Cache 2 fusion domain-containing protein, with product MSRTWILVVATLIAGSVAYTYVRLRERTQEYFLERTDQLIRSTAAQLDLVDSFYRSLTEADLSFIFATLSDGKAYSFQSDEQSRELILNTLKQLDVRPSQKLNRIFEMLEDGLGAQATIFTVRDGEFVRAKTTVRNQSGELAKGTVLNLDGRVKPLLLQGKESYGIEYLFGRPYITHYKPIENQQQAVVGAIGVGYPLDELRDVGQVIQTSAVGSLGFLTLVDDKGDIVYLTLGKPREEIQKIIDQSRQSNNALERIAGYDIQQYPFERWGFQIYVGSKVSEINDLAARIVFVAMAPIILILLSVILVTVFFERRLKSTLLEGEKLRLEAEHQSLRAHRAKKTAFLASKAKSEFLANMSHELRTPMNAIIGYSEMLIEESEELEPSDFVSDLEKILSSGRHLLGLINGVLDLSKIEAGKMTVYNEKYSVNRILDDVCATAEPLALKNNNEFICERPSKSDDIAFLDITKVRQSLINLIGNACKFTENGTVRLSCRFINSEAGVPQISFSVIDTGIGMTEQQQSKLFSDFSQADASTTRQYGGTGLGLSLSRKLSRLMGGDISVQSSLGDGSTFTMIVPRYASSAVIEENEDTHSLHDEEKAKSSEVDSTTSSLVSRGKIVVADDDQDSMDLIKRFLTKNNFEVIGVPNSEIGFESIAGIMPDAVIVDINTSNSDEWNVLAMVKSDQRLSSLPVVVVSRDDTQKLSAMLGAAGCLQKPIDWGRLESILNRLSISHKVDQLDVALLQNCSELSSMIQQRLEALEDIQCHLTVMQDPGLMETFVLNNCPHLMIVDMTYRVESTISMIENIRQHYNARKLPLVAMSSESLTPDILMRLDSVGTRWLPLSNDSVHVLISVIEELITLSTEAPSKS from the coding sequence TTGTCTCGAACCTGGATACTTGTTGTCGCTACTTTAATTGCTGGATCTGTTGCTTATACTTATGTGCGTTTACGCGAGCGCACTCAGGAATACTTCTTGGAGAGAACTGATCAACTTATCCGTTCAACTGCTGCTCAGCTTGACTTGGTCGATTCTTTTTATCGAAGTTTAACTGAAGCAGATCTTAGTTTTATCTTCGCAACGTTAAGCGATGGCAAGGCATATTCATTCCAGTCTGACGAACAATCTCGGGAGCTTATTCTTAACACCCTGAAGCAATTGGATGTCCGCCCTTCGCAGAAGTTGAATCGCATCTTTGAAATGCTTGAAGATGGCTTAGGTGCTCAAGCCACGATATTCACTGTTAGAGACGGTGAATTCGTTCGAGCGAAAACAACTGTGCGTAACCAGAGTGGAGAATTAGCCAAGGGAACAGTTCTTAATTTGGACGGGAGAGTTAAGCCTCTCTTGCTTCAGGGTAAAGAATCTTATGGAATTGAATATCTTTTTGGTCGGCCTTATATCACCCACTACAAACCTATTGAGAATCAGCAACAAGCTGTCGTCGGAGCTATTGGTGTTGGATATCCCCTTGACGAACTTCGTGATGTTGGTCAAGTCATCCAGACATCAGCTGTTGGTTCCTTGGGTTTTTTGACTCTCGTTGATGATAAAGGAGATATTGTTTATCTCACGCTCGGCAAACCACGCGAAGAAATCCAGAAGATAATTGATCAGTCGCGACAATCCAATAATGCTCTGGAACGTATAGCTGGATATGACATTCAGCAATACCCGTTTGAGCGCTGGGGATTTCAAATTTATGTAGGCTCAAAAGTCTCCGAAATCAATGATTTGGCAGCTCGCATCGTTTTTGTAGCGATGGCACCAATTATCCTAATTCTGCTGTCTGTGATTTTGGTTACTGTTTTCTTTGAAAGGCGGCTTAAATCCACTTTGCTAGAAGGAGAGAAACTTCGCCTTGAAGCAGAGCATCAAAGTTTAAGAGCCCATCGAGCTAAGAAAACGGCGTTCCTTGCAAGTAAAGCGAAAAGTGAATTTTTGGCGAATATGAGTCATGAATTACGCACGCCAATGAATGCCATTATCGGCTATAGCGAAATGCTTATTGAAGAGTCGGAAGAATTAGAGCCAAGTGATTTCGTTTCTGATTTGGAGAAGATATTGTCTTCAGGTCGTCATTTGCTGGGCTTAATTAATGGCGTTCTAGATCTTTCAAAAATTGAGGCAGGTAAAATGACGGTTTATAATGAGAAATATTCAGTGAATAGAATTTTAGATGATGTTTGCGCGACAGCAGAGCCTCTTGCCCTCAAAAATAATAATGAGTTTATTTGCGAAAGGCCCAGCAAGTCTGATGATATTGCATTCTTGGATATCACAAAGGTTCGCCAGTCTTTGATTAATCTTATTGGCAATGCCTGCAAGTTTACGGAGAACGGCACTGTACGACTATCGTGCAGATTCATTAATTCAGAGGCTGGAGTTCCACAAATCTCATTCTCAGTCATCGATACTGGAATTGGCATGACAGAACAACAACAGTCCAAGCTCTTTAGCGACTTCAGTCAGGCGGATGCAAGTACGACTCGTCAATACGGAGGAACCGGTCTTGGCTTGTCATTAAGTCGTAAACTCAGCCGCTTAATGGGCGGAGACATTAGTGTTCAAAGTTCGCTTGGGGATGGAAGCACGTTCACGATGATCGTGCCTCGTTATGCGTCCTCTGCTGTGATTGAAGAAAACGAAGATACTCATTCCCTTCACGACGAAGAAAAGGCTAAAAGTTCTGAGGTGGACTCAACAACTTCATCATTAGTGAGTCGCGGAAAAATTGTTGTGGCTGACGATGATCAAGATTCGATGGATTTGATCAAGCGCTTTCTGACGAAAAACAATTTTGAGGTCATTGGTGTTCCCAATAGCGAAATTGGTTTTGAATCGATAGCTGGCATTATGCCGGATGCCGTGATTGTGGATATTAATACTTCAAATTCAGATGAATGGAACGTTTTGGCAATGGTTAAAAGTGATCAGAGGTTATCCTCTCTGCCGGTTGTTGTTGTCAGTCGAGATGACACACAAAAATTGTCAGCGATGCTTGGTGCAGCTGGTTGTTTACAGAAACCGATTGACTGGGGGCGTTTAGAGTCGATTTTGAATCGACTTAGCATTAGCCACAAAGTGGATCAACTAGATGTTGCCCTGTTGCAAAATTGCTCTGAACTTAGCTCGATGATTCAACAAAGGCTTGAGGCGCTAGAAGACATTCAATGTCACTTAACGGTGATGCAGGATCCAGGTTTAATGGAGACATTCGTTTTAAATAATTGCCCGCATCTCATGATTGTGGACATGACCTATCGCGTAGAGTCAACAATTTCCATGATTGAGAACATTCGCCAACACTATAATGCTAGAAAATTACCGCTTGTCGCCATGTCGTCAGAAAGTTTGACGCCTGACATTTTGATGCGTTTGGATTCCGTCGGCACACGTTGGCTTCCATTATCTAATGATAGTGTTCATGTGCTTATCTCTGTAATTGAAGAACTCATTACGCTCTCTACCGAGGCACCTTCAAAGTCATGA
- the pds gene encoding 15-cis-phytoene desaturase: MRVAIAGAGLAGLSCAKYLADAGHTPVVVEARDVLGGKVAAWKDEDGDWYETGLHIFFGAYPNMLQLFKELDIEDRLQWKSHSMIFNQPEEPGTYSRFDFPDLPAPINGVAAILGNNDMLTWPEKISFGLGLVPAMLRGQGYVEECDQYSWTEWLKIHNIPERVNDEVFIAMSKALNFIDPDEISSTVVLTALNRFLQEKNGSQMAFLDGAPPERLCEPMVDHIRSLGGEVHLDCPLREIKLNADGSVAAFHIGGVKGKESFDLTADAYVSAMPVDPFKLLLPEPWKKMDIFQKLEGLRGVPVINLHLWFDRKLTDIDHLLFSRSPLLSVYADMSITCKEYEDPDRSMLELVFAPAKDWIGRSDEDIIEATMGELHKLFPMHFGGDNPAQLRKYKVVKTPLSVYKTTPGCQKLRPDQTTPIKNFFLAGDYTMQRYLASMEGAVLSGKLCAGAVDGQSDQLGGASGKKQNALVA; this comes from the coding sequence ATGCGCGTCGCTATTGCGGGAGCCGGCCTGGCAGGTTTGTCCTGTGCCAAATACCTCGCTGATGCAGGTCACACCCCTGTTGTGGTGGAAGCCCGCGACGTGCTGGGCGGCAAGGTGGCAGCTTGGAAAGACGAAGATGGTGATTGGTACGAAACCGGCCTGCACATATTTTTCGGTGCCTACCCCAACATGCTCCAGCTGTTCAAGGAGCTCGATATCGAGGACAGGCTCCAATGGAAAAGTCACTCGATGATCTTTAACCAGCCTGAAGAGCCTGGTACTTACAGCCGTTTTGATTTCCCAGACCTGCCGGCTCCGATTAACGGTGTTGCAGCGATTCTTGGTAACAACGACATGCTCACCTGGCCGGAGAAGATCAGTTTTGGGCTGGGTTTGGTCCCTGCGATGCTGAGGGGACAGGGCTATGTGGAGGAGTGTGATCAGTACTCTTGGACGGAATGGCTGAAAATCCATAACATCCCTGAGCGTGTGAATGATGAAGTCTTCATTGCCATGAGCAAGGCTTTGAACTTCATCGACCCCGATGAGATTTCATCCACAGTGGTTCTCACCGCTTTGAACCGTTTCCTGCAGGAAAAAAACGGTTCGCAGATGGCCTTCTTGGATGGTGCTCCACCGGAGCGCCTTTGTGAGCCGATGGTCGATCACATTCGATCCTTAGGCGGGGAAGTTCACCTTGATTGTCCACTGCGGGAAATCAAATTAAATGCCGATGGATCCGTGGCTGCTTTTCACATTGGCGGTGTAAAAGGCAAGGAGAGTTTTGATCTCACAGCTGATGCCTATGTAAGCGCCATGCCAGTGGACCCTTTCAAGTTGCTGCTACCCGAGCCTTGGAAGAAAATGGATATTTTTCAAAAGCTGGAGGGCCTGCGAGGTGTACCAGTGATCAATCTTCATCTCTGGTTCGACCGTAAACTCACCGACATCGACCACCTCCTGTTCAGCCGTTCGCCTCTTCTGAGCGTGTATGCCGACATGAGCATTACGTGCAAGGAGTACGAAGATCCTGATCGTTCCATGCTCGAGTTGGTTTTCGCTCCGGCTAAGGATTGGATCGGTCGTAGTGATGAAGACATTATTGAGGCCACGATGGGCGAGCTTCACAAGCTCTTCCCGATGCATTTTGGCGGGGATAATCCTGCTCAACTGCGTAAATATAAAGTGGTTAAGACACCTCTTTCGGTTTACAAGACCACGCCTGGCTGTCAGAAGCTGCGACCGGATCAAACCACACCGATCAAGAATTTCTTTCTTGCTGGTGACTACACCATGCAGCGTTACCTGGCGTCGATGGAAGGCGCGGTGCTGAGCGGAAAACTCTGCGCTGGTGCTGTTGACGGACAGAGTGATCAATTGGGAGGAGCTTCTGGAAAGAAACAAAATGCTCTAGTGGCATAG
- a CDS encoding NAD(P)H-quinone oxidoreductase subunit M, translating to MAETLLKSTTRHIRLFTARVENGDLVPDPDQLTLDLDPDNEFLWTESTVTTIQTRFRDLVQSYAGQPLNDYNLRRIGTELEGSIRELLQAGSLTYNPDCRVMNYSMGLPRTPELL from the coding sequence ATGGCCGAGACCCTGCTCAAGAGCACCACGCGCCACATCCGCCTCTTCACGGCTCGGGTTGAAAACGGTGATCTGGTCCCCGATCCAGATCAGCTCACGCTGGATCTTGACCCTGACAACGAATTCCTCTGGACTGAGAGCACGGTGACCACAATCCAGACGCGCTTCCGCGACCTGGTTCAAAGCTATGCAGGCCAACCCCTCAACGACTACAACCTTCGGCGCATCGGCACCGAACTCGAAGGAAGCATCCGCGAGCTTCTTCAAGCTGGAAGCCTCACTTACAACCCTGACTGCAGGGTGATGAACTACTCCATGGGCCTGCCAAGGACCCCTGAACTGCTGTGA
- a CDS encoding DUF3172 domain-containing protein — MSRSPYDRPRAGNARRPDDRRRNPDARLDERRSGRGYGGPPPEPPANGGLRLNSATAAILAGVLVIGIGIGSAVTSTTQGDQGNIASSQQLDMAVPDPEFCRQWGASAFVMDIEMYTTLNPSSSFVTQPTLQPGCVIRRENWAVLRKEGAITSSQERECKQRMNTFAYIGSVRDKPVVRCVYQTDISQNKFLTRGVADDTVGITPEADQF, encoded by the coding sequence GTGAGCCGATCCCCCTACGACCGTCCCCGTGCGGGAAACGCCCGTCGCCCCGATGATCGGCGTCGGAATCCAGACGCCCGACTGGATGAGCGACGAAGTGGCCGAGGCTATGGAGGCCCTCCTCCGGAGCCACCGGCCAATGGAGGGCTACGCCTTAACAGCGCAACGGCCGCGATCCTGGCTGGTGTGCTCGTCATCGGAATCGGCATCGGCAGTGCTGTGACCAGCACCACCCAGGGAGACCAAGGCAATATCGCCAGTTCTCAACAGCTCGACATGGCCGTGCCGGATCCTGAGTTTTGCCGTCAATGGGGCGCTAGCGCCTTTGTGATGGATATCGAGATGTACACCACACTCAACCCTTCCAGCAGCTTCGTCACCCAACCCACGCTTCAGCCTGGCTGCGTGATCCGTCGGGAAAACTGGGCTGTGCTGAGAAAGGAAGGTGCCATCACCTCGTCTCAAGAACGTGAATGCAAGCAGAGGATGAACACCTTCGCCTACATCGGGTCCGTTCGAGACAAACCTGTTGTGCGCTGCGTCTACCAAACCGACATCAGCCAGAACAAGTTTCTGACCCGTGGCGTGGCCGACGACACCGTGGGCATCACCCCTGAAGCTGATCAATTCTGA
- a CDS encoding LysR family transcriptional regulator: MADLPFTLDQLRILRAIVSEGSFKKAADSLYVTQPAVSLQIQNLEKQLEVSLFDRGGRKAQLTEAGHLLLSYCDRILSQCHEACRALDDLHDLKGGSLLVGASQTTGTYLMPRMIGLFRQKFPDVSVQLHVHSTRRTGWSVANGQIDLAIIGGELPAELNELLQVVPYASDELALVLPVKHPLSRLVELSKDDLYRLGFVSLDAQSTTRKMVDQLLARSGLDVQRLRIEMELNSFEAIKNAVQAGLGAAFLPVVSIERELTANTLHRPAVVDLQVRRQLKLITNPSRYCSRAAEAFRRDVLPVFASADSPLRQTRGGAAPVEAGDAPLPSNDQN, encoded by the coding sequence ATGGCCGATCTGCCCTTCACTCTGGATCAGCTACGCATTCTGCGGGCCATCGTCAGCGAGGGAAGCTTCAAGAAGGCTGCTGACAGCCTCTATGTCACCCAGCCGGCTGTGAGCCTCCAGATCCAGAATCTTGAGAAACAGCTCGAGGTGTCGCTGTTCGACCGAGGTGGACGCAAGGCTCAGCTCACCGAAGCTGGCCATCTTCTCCTCAGTTACTGCGATCGGATCCTCAGCCAGTGCCACGAGGCCTGCCGCGCGTTGGACGATCTCCATGACCTCAAAGGTGGCTCTCTGCTCGTGGGCGCTAGCCAGACCACCGGCACCTATCTGATGCCGCGGATGATTGGACTGTTCCGTCAAAAATTTCCTGACGTGTCGGTGCAGCTACACGTGCACAGCACCCGGCGGACGGGATGGAGCGTGGCTAATGGTCAAATCGATTTGGCGATTATCGGCGGGGAGCTCCCCGCGGAACTCAACGAGCTCCTGCAGGTCGTGCCTTACGCCAGCGATGAACTGGCTCTTGTTTTGCCTGTCAAGCATCCCCTGTCGCGCCTGGTGGAGCTCAGCAAAGATGATCTCTACCGACTTGGCTTCGTCAGCCTGGATGCCCAGTCCACAACGCGAAAGATGGTGGATCAGCTTCTGGCTCGTTCAGGTCTCGATGTGCAGCGTCTGCGCATCGAGATGGAGCTGAATTCCTTCGAGGCCATTAAGAATGCTGTTCAGGCCGGCCTTGGAGCAGCTTTTCTGCCTGTGGTGTCGATTGAGCGGGAGCTCACCGCGAACACCCTTCATCGCCCTGCGGTTGTGGATCTGCAGGTGCGCCGACAGCTAAAGCTCATCACCAACCCGTCCCGATATTGCTCCCGAGCTGCAGAGGCTTTTCGACGGGATGTTTTACCCGTGTTTGCCAGTGCCGATAGCCCCTTGCGCCAAACCAGAGGAGGTGCGGCGCCTGTGGAGGCAGGAGACGCCCCCCTGCCAAGCAACGATCAGAATTGA
- a CDS encoding NnrU family protein, translating to MVLLLLVFAIIHSGGAALRSRAEARIGARAWRLIFAALSIPSAVVVIGYFLAHRYDGIRLWNLQGVPGMVPGVWIVTAISFLFLYPATYNLLEIPAVLKPQVRLYATGIIRISRHPQAVGQILWCLSHALWIGSSFMLVTCAGLIGHHLFAVWHGDRRQRARFGDAFETLCSETSVVPFAAVLDGRQQLIWEELFRPAQLGITIAVGVFWWAHRYIPAGGMAFLHSRLGELLN from the coding sequence ATGGTTCTGCTGCTGCTGGTTTTCGCCATCATTCACAGCGGCGGTGCGGCCTTGCGCAGTCGAGCGGAGGCCAGGATCGGTGCTCGGGCCTGGCGATTGATCTTTGCTGCCCTGAGTATTCCATCCGCGGTTGTGGTGATTGGCTACTTTCTCGCCCACCGCTACGACGGCATCCGTCTATGGAATCTCCAGGGTGTTCCTGGAATGGTCCCCGGCGTTTGGATCGTGACGGCCATCAGTTTTCTATTTCTCTACCCAGCCACTTACAACCTGCTGGAAATTCCCGCCGTCCTGAAACCGCAGGTGCGTCTCTACGCCACAGGAATCATCCGCATCAGTCGGCACCCCCAAGCTGTTGGACAAATTCTTTGGTGCCTCAGCCACGCCCTCTGGATCGGCAGCAGCTTCATGTTGGTGACCTGTGCCGGTCTGATCGGACATCATCTTTTTGCCGTCTGGCACGGCGACCGTCGCCAGAGGGCTCGGTTCGGGGATGCGTTCGAAACACTGTGCTCTGAAACCTCGGTCGTTCCATTCGCGGCGGTTCTCGATGGTCGGCAACAACTGATCTGGGAAGAACTCTTCAGGCCAGCTCAGCTGGGGATCACCATCGCCGTGGGAGTGTTCTGGTGGGCGCATCGCTACATCCCAGCCGGAGGGATGGCCTTCCTGCATTCCCGTCTCGGAGAGCTGCTGAACTGA
- a CDS encoding NAD(P)H-quinone oxidoreductase subunit 5 yields the protein MPSAADSAWMIPVLPLIGALITGLGLISFNRTINRLRKPVALLLISCVGAAAVISYAVLFEQLGGAPPVEHLFVWASAGDFSLPMGYVVDPLAAVMLALVTTVALLVMIYSHGYMAHDKSYVRFFTYLAIFSSSMLGLVVSPNLLEIYVFWELVGMSSYLLVGFWYDRDGAAHAAQKAFVVNRVGDFGLLLGILGLFWATGSFGFQEIADGLSAAVSSGVVPGWAALALCLFVFMGPMAKSAQFPLHVWLPDAMEGPTPISALIHAATMVAAGVFLVARLEPLYSQFPSVGVFIAVIGTLTCFLGASIALTQMDLKKGLAYSTVSQLGYMMLAMGCGAPVAGMFHLVTHAFFKAMLFLGSGSVIHAMEDVVGHEPVLAQDMRLMGGLRKKMPITAITFLIGCVAISGIPPLAGFWSKDEILGQAFQTFPLLWVVGFLTAGMTAFYMFRLYFLTFEGQFRGDDEALQARLMEAAGKSMDTEHPHHAGSLHESPWSMTTPLIVLAVPSILIGLLGTPWNSRFAALLNPEEAVEMAEHFSWGEFLPLAGASVAISAAGITVAVLAYALHRIDLGQLVAARFPSVNAFLANKWYLDAINEKLFVRGSRKIAREVLEVDAKVVDGVVNLTGLLTLGSGEGLKYFETGRAQFYALIVFGGVIALVVLFGVLGGPIA from the coding sequence ATGCCCTCGGCTGCCGACTCCGCCTGGATGATTCCGGTGCTGCCCTTGATCGGGGCTTTGATCACCGGTCTCGGCCTCATCAGCTTCAACCGCACCATCAATCGACTGCGCAAACCGGTTGCACTGCTGTTGATCAGCTGCGTTGGTGCCGCGGCAGTGATCAGCTACGCCGTTCTCTTCGAGCAGTTGGGGGGGGCTCCGCCCGTCGAACACCTGTTTGTCTGGGCCAGTGCCGGTGATTTCAGCCTGCCAATGGGCTACGTGGTCGATCCTCTTGCCGCTGTGATGCTGGCTCTGGTCACCACCGTGGCTCTGCTGGTGATGATCTACTCCCATGGCTACATGGCGCACGACAAAAGCTATGTGCGCTTTTTCACCTACCTGGCGATCTTCAGCAGCTCAATGCTGGGCCTGGTGGTGAGCCCCAACCTGCTTGAGATCTACGTGTTCTGGGAGCTGGTGGGCATGTCGTCCTACCTGCTGGTTGGTTTCTGGTACGACCGTGATGGAGCAGCCCACGCTGCGCAGAAAGCTTTTGTGGTGAACCGTGTGGGCGACTTCGGCCTTCTCCTTGGCATCCTTGGCTTGTTCTGGGCGACGGGTAGCTTCGGCTTCCAAGAAATCGCCGATGGATTATCGGCGGCCGTTAGCAGTGGTGTTGTTCCTGGCTGGGCCGCGCTGGCCCTGTGCCTGTTCGTGTTCATGGGCCCGATGGCGAAGTCAGCCCAGTTCCCTCTGCACGTGTGGCTGCCTGACGCCATGGAAGGCCCCACTCCTATCTCGGCATTGATTCATGCCGCCACGATGGTGGCTGCCGGTGTGTTCTTGGTTGCCCGCCTCGAACCGCTCTACAGCCAATTCCCGAGTGTCGGAGTGTTCATCGCTGTGATCGGAACACTGACCTGTTTCCTGGGTGCCTCGATCGCACTCACCCAGATGGATCTGAAAAAAGGCCTGGCCTACAGCACTGTCTCCCAGCTGGGTTACATGATGCTGGCCATGGGTTGCGGTGCTCCGGTTGCCGGAATGTTTCACCTCGTTACCCACGCGTTTTTCAAGGCCATGCTGTTCCTGGGATCAGGATCAGTGATTCACGCCATGGAGGATGTGGTGGGGCACGAGCCAGTGCTTGCACAGGACATGCGCCTGATGGGAGGCCTACGCAAGAAAATGCCCATCACAGCCATCACCTTTCTGATCGGCTGCGTCGCCATCAGCGGAATTCCTCCCTTGGCTGGTTTCTGGAGCAAAGACGAAATCCTCGGTCAGGCGTTTCAGACCTTTCCCCTGCTTTGGGTCGTGGGCTTCCTGACCGCAGGCATGACAGCCTTTTACATGTTCCGCCTTTACTTCCTCACATTTGAAGGACAGTTCCGCGGTGACGATGAAGCCCTGCAGGCTCGCCTGATGGAAGCCGCAGGCAAATCCATGGATACGGAGCACCCCCACCATGCAGGAAGCCTGCATGAGTCGCCCTGGTCGATGACAACACCGCTCATCGTGCTGGCCGTCCCTTCCATCCTGATTGGCTTGCTGGGCACTCCTTGGAACAGTCGGTTTGCCGCCTTGCTCAACCCGGAGGAAGCCGTTGAGATGGCCGAACATTTCAGCTGGGGTGAGTTCCTTCCCCTTGCCGGCGCCTCCGTCGCCATCTCGGCAGCGGGAATCACGGTGGCTGTTTTGGCCTATGCCCTGCACCGGATCGATCTTGGACAGCTTGTGGCGGCTCGCTTCCCAAGCGTGAATGCCTTCCTCGCCAACAAGTGGTATCTCGATGCCATCAACGAGAAACTTTTTGTGCGCGGCAGCCGGAAAATTGCCCGGGAAGTGCTGGAGGTGGACGCCAAAGTCGTAGACGGTGTCGTGAACCTCACTGGCCTCTTAACTCTGGGCAGTGGCGAGGGCCTCAAGTACTTCGAAACGGGCCGGGCTCAGTTCTATGCCTTGATTGTGTTTGGAGGTGTGATCGCCCTCGTGGTCTTGTTCGGTGTGTTGGGAGGCCCGATCGCCTGA
- a CDS encoding NAD(P)H-quinone oxidoreductase subunit 4 — protein sequence MLDFAVSAPFDPAADISAGIISAQFPWLSLSILFPIVGAFMVPFIPDQGDGRQVRWFALGIALTTFLITVAAYLNGYDPGFSGLQLSERVSWLPNLGLTWAVGADGLSMPLILLTSFITTLAVLAAWPVTFKPKLFFFLILAMDGGQIAVFAVQDMLLFFLAWELELLPVYLLLAIWGGKKRQYAATKFILYTAGSSLFILLAALAMGFMGGGAPSFEYSVLAQKGFSTSFQLLCYAGLLIAFGVKLPIVPLHTWLPDAHGEATAPVHMLLAGILLKMGGYALMRFNAEMLPEAHAQFAPLLVVLGVVNIIYAALTSFAQRNLKRKIAYSSISHMGFVLIGIGSFSALGTSGAMLQMISHGLIGASLFFLVGATYDRTHTLQLDEMGGVGQKMRIMFALWTVCSLASLALPGMSGFVSELMVFTGFATDEAYTLTFRIVIDGLAAIGVILTPIYLLSMLREIFFGKENVQLASNTNLVDAEPREVYIIGCLLVPIIGIGLYPRLMTDSYRTAIEALVDRDVAAMEAISRPTAPLIRNPSIAPALLQAPKLP from the coding sequence TTGCTGGACTTTGCCGTCAGTGCTCCGTTTGACCCGGCAGCTGATATTTCCGCGGGCATCATCTCCGCCCAATTTCCCTGGCTGAGCCTTTCGATTCTGTTTCCGATCGTTGGTGCGTTCATGGTCCCCTTCATCCCAGATCAGGGTGATGGACGGCAAGTGCGTTGGTTCGCGCTCGGAATCGCCCTAACAACGTTTCTGATCACAGTCGCCGCTTATCTCAACGGCTACGACCCCGGCTTCAGTGGCCTTCAGCTTTCAGAACGAGTGAGCTGGCTTCCGAATCTTGGTCTGACCTGGGCCGTAGGGGCCGATGGCTTGTCCATGCCCCTCATTCTTCTGACCAGCTTCATCACAACCCTGGCTGTGCTGGCCGCATGGCCGGTGACCTTCAAACCCAAGCTGTTCTTTTTTCTGATCCTGGCCATGGACGGAGGGCAGATCGCTGTCTTCGCGGTTCAGGACATGCTGCTGTTCTTTTTGGCGTGGGAACTTGAGCTACTTCCGGTGTATCTGCTGCTGGCGATCTGGGGTGGGAAGAAGCGGCAATACGCGGCCACCAAGTTCATCCTTTACACCGCAGGAAGTTCTCTATTCATCCTTTTGGCCGCCCTCGCGATGGGCTTCATGGGCGGGGGGGCTCCCAGCTTTGAATATTCCGTGCTGGCTCAAAAGGGATTCAGCACAAGTTTTCAGCTTCTCTGTTACGCGGGACTGCTCATCGCTTTCGGCGTCAAGCTGCCGATTGTGCCTCTGCACACCTGGCTTCCGGATGCCCATGGTGAAGCCACAGCTCCGGTTCACATGCTTCTGGCTGGAATCCTTCTAAAAATGGGGGGGTATGCGTTGATGCGTTTCAACGCCGAAATGCTTCCGGAAGCTCACGCACAGTTTGCACCTCTGCTGGTGGTTCTCGGCGTGGTCAACATCATTTACGCAGCGCTCACATCCTTCGCCCAACGCAATCTCAAACGCAAGATTGCTTACAGCTCGATCAGTCATATGGGATTTGTGTTGATCGGCATCGGCAGCTTCAGCGCGCTTGGTACCAGCGGAGCCATGCTTCAAATGATCAGCCACGGACTGATCGGTGCCAGCCTGTTCTTTCTTGTGGGCGCCACCTATGACCGCACCCACACTCTGCAGCTTGATGAGATGGGCGGTGTTGGCCAGAAAATGCGCATCATGTTTGCGCTTTGGACCGTGTGCTCCCTCGCCTCTCTGGCTCTTCCTGGGATGAGTGGGTTTGTGAGCGAACTGATGGTCTTTACAGGATTCGCCACCGACGAGGCTTATACCCTCACGTTCCGGATCGTGATCGACGGTCTGGCGGCCATTGGCGTGATCCTGACGCCGATCTACTTGTTGTCGATGTTGCGTGAGATCTTCTTCGGTAAGGAAAACGTGCAACTGGCCTCCAACACCAACCTGGTGGATGCTGAGCCCCGAGAGGTTTACATCATCGGCTGCTTGCTTGTGCCGATTATCGGCATCGGTCTTTACCCACGCCTGATGACGGACAGTTACCGCACGGCAATCGAAGCACTCGTCGATCGTGATGTGGCGGCCATGGAGGCCATCAGCCGACCCACAGCGCCGCTGATCAGAAATCCATCCATCGCTCCTGCCTTATTGCAGGCCCCCAAACTTCCTTAG